The following coding sequences are from one Paraburkholderia caballeronis window:
- a CDS encoding ketopantoate reductase family protein — protein sequence MKVAVMGAGAVGCYYGGMLARAGHDVVLIGRPQHVDAIRRNGLHLELQGDDCHVRVEASTGAAAVAGAQLVLFCVKSTDTDSAAAALKPHLAPDALVLSLQNGVDNAERLRAALPQAVAATVVYVAAEMAGPGHVRHHGRGELVIEPSNASETVAAALIEAGVPTEISANVRGALWTKLILNCAYNALSAISQLPYGKLVQVEGATASMRDVVAECVAVAHADGVTLPGDVDAAVKRIAETMPGQFSSTAQDLARGKRSEIDHLNGYVARRGETLGVPTPANRMLHTLVKLLESKTQPAS from the coding sequence ATGAAAGTCGCGGTAATGGGCGCGGGCGCGGTGGGCTGCTATTACGGCGGGATGCTCGCGCGCGCGGGACACGACGTCGTGCTGATCGGCCGTCCGCAGCACGTGGACGCCATCCGGCGCAACGGGCTGCATCTCGAACTCCAGGGCGACGACTGCCACGTGCGCGTCGAGGCGAGCACCGGGGCCGCCGCCGTCGCGGGCGCGCAGCTCGTGCTGTTCTGCGTGAAATCGACCGACACCGACAGCGCGGCCGCCGCGCTGAAGCCGCATCTCGCGCCGGATGCGCTCGTGCTGTCGCTGCAAAATGGCGTCGACAACGCGGAACGGCTGCGCGCGGCGCTGCCGCAGGCAGTCGCGGCGACGGTCGTCTACGTCGCGGCCGAGATGGCCGGCCCCGGCCACGTGCGCCACCACGGGCGCGGCGAACTGGTGATCGAGCCGTCGAACGCGAGCGAAACGGTCGCGGCCGCGCTGATCGAAGCCGGCGTGCCGACCGAAATCTCCGCGAACGTGCGCGGCGCGCTGTGGACGAAGCTGATCCTGAACTGCGCGTACAACGCGCTGTCCGCGATCTCGCAACTGCCTTACGGCAAGCTGGTGCAGGTCGAAGGCGCGACCGCGTCGATGCGCGACGTGGTCGCCGAATGCGTGGCGGTCGCGCACGCGGACGGCGTCACGCTGCCCGGCGACGTCGATGCGGCAGTGAAGCGGATCGCGGAAACGATGCCGGGCCAGTTCTCGTCCACCGCGCAGGACCTCGCGCGCGGCAAGCGCAGCGAGATCGACCATCTGAACGGCTACGTCGCGCGGCGCGGCGAGACGCTCGGCGTGCCAACGCCCGCGAACCGGATGCTGCATACGCTCGTGAAGCTGCTCGAAAGCAAAACGCAGCCGGCTAGCTGA
- a CDS encoding oxidoreductase — MPSAHTASSSPVWFITGCSTGFGRELALAVLDKGWRAVVTARQPGSLAEFVERYGDRALVLALDVTQPAQIQHAVEETLQRFGRIDVLVNNAGYGYLGAIEEGDDQDVRAMFEVNFFGVADTIKAVLPTMRAQRAGHIVNITSVGGLIGNPGSGYYAATKFAVEGLSEALAAETAELGIKVTAVEPGPFRTDWAGRSLKQAKNPIEAYAAGAGKRRAAISAGSGKQPGDPARAALAIIAAVQSPNPPGHLILGSNGLERVKAKLDTLQAEIAAWEATTISADFPE; from the coding sequence ATGCCATCCGCTCACACCGCATCGTCCTCCCCCGTCTGGTTCATTACCGGCTGTTCGACCGGATTCGGCCGGGAACTCGCGCTTGCCGTCCTCGATAAAGGCTGGCGCGCCGTCGTCACCGCCCGTCAACCCGGCTCCCTCGCGGAATTCGTCGAACGCTACGGCGACCGCGCACTGGTACTCGCACTCGACGTCACCCAGCCCGCGCAGATCCAACACGCGGTCGAAGAAACCCTGCAACGGTTCGGCCGCATCGACGTGCTGGTCAACAATGCCGGTTATGGCTATCTGGGCGCCATCGAGGAAGGCGACGATCAGGACGTGCGCGCGATGTTCGAGGTCAACTTCTTCGGCGTGGCCGATACCATCAAGGCCGTGCTGCCGACGATGCGCGCACAGCGCGCGGGGCACATCGTCAACATCACGTCGGTCGGCGGCCTGATCGGCAATCCGGGAAGCGGCTACTACGCCGCCACCAAGTTCGCGGTGGAAGGCCTGAGCGAAGCGTTGGCCGCCGAGACGGCCGAGCTGGGCATCAAGGTGACGGCGGTCGAACCCGGACCGTTCCGGACCGATTGGGCAGGACGTTCGCTGAAGCAGGCCAAAAACCCGATCGAAGCCTATGCGGCGGGCGCCGGCAAACGCCGCGCCGCGATCTCGGCCGGCAGCGGCAAGCAGCCGGGCGATCCGGCGCGCGCAGCGCTGGCGATCATCGCCGCCGTGCAGTCGCCCAACCCGCCGGGCCATCTGATTCTCGGCAGCAATGGACTGGAGCGCGTGAAGGCGAAACTGGACACGCTGCAAGCCGAGATCGCCGCATGGGAAGCGACCACCATCAGCGCCGATTTCCCCGAGTGA
- a CDS encoding LLM class flavin-dependent oxidoreductase: MPANSPRFGVWALVHGSRAALQDPAEPYDASWARNKALVLEAERLGYDSVLVAQHTINPHDPQLDQLEAWTASAALAALTDRIEIIAAIKPYLYHPVVLAKMAQQIEHISGGRFAINLVNAWNRPELERAGIGFAEHDARYAYGREWITVVDSLLRGQTTRFHGEHFQIDDYALRPADPFRARPRIYVGGESEPARQLVADKGDVWFVNGQPIEDVEKLLADVGSRARPAGQPPLRFGLSAFVIARETDGEADAHLAHLFALAAQDKPLRERQKVNIDPNAVMFQTFAQSPRVGSNGGTAAGLVGSYDTVARRIAAFHRVGIELFMLQFQPFEADMRAFAEHVIPRVRKLLAE; the protein is encoded by the coding sequence ATGCCGGCCAACTCTCCCCGTTTCGGCGTCTGGGCGCTCGTTCATGGCAGCCGCGCCGCGCTGCAAGACCCCGCCGAGCCGTACGACGCATCGTGGGCGCGCAACAAGGCGCTCGTGCTCGAAGCCGAACGTCTCGGCTACGACTCGGTGCTCGTCGCGCAGCACACGATCAATCCGCACGATCCGCAGCTCGATCAGCTCGAAGCGTGGACCGCGTCGGCCGCGCTCGCCGCGCTGACCGACCGCATCGAGATCATCGCGGCGATCAAGCCGTATCTGTACCACCCGGTCGTGCTCGCGAAGATGGCGCAGCAGATCGAGCACATCAGCGGCGGCCGCTTCGCGATCAATCTCGTGAACGCGTGGAACCGCCCCGAACTCGAACGCGCGGGCATCGGCTTCGCGGAGCACGACGCGCGTTACGCGTACGGGCGCGAATGGATCACGGTCGTCGATTCGCTGCTGCGCGGTCAGACCACCCGCTTTCACGGCGAGCACTTCCAGATCGACGATTACGCGCTGCGGCCCGCCGATCCGTTCCGCGCGCGTCCGCGTATCTACGTCGGCGGCGAGTCGGAGCCGGCCCGCCAGCTCGTCGCGGACAAGGGCGACGTGTGGTTCGTCAACGGCCAGCCGATCGAGGACGTCGAGAAGCTGCTCGCGGACGTCGGCTCGCGCGCGCGGCCCGCGGGTCAGCCGCCGCTGCGCTTCGGGCTGTCCGCGTTCGTGATCGCGCGCGAGACGGACGGCGAAGCGGACGCGCATCTCGCGCACCTGTTCGCGCTCGCCGCACAGGACAAGCCGCTGCGCGAGCGCCAGAAGGTCAACATCGATCCGAACGCGGTGATGTTCCAGACCTTCGCGCAGTCGCCGCGCGTCGGCTCGAACGGCGGCACCGCGGCGGGGCTAGTCGGCAGCTACGACACCGTCGCTCGACGGATCGCCGCGTTCCACCGGGTCGGCATCGAACTCTTCATGCTGCAGTTCCAGCCGTTCGAGGCGGACATGCGCGCATTCGCGGAGCACGTGATTCCGCGCGTGCGCAAGCTGCTGGCCGAATAA
- a CDS encoding aliphatic sulfonate ABC transporter substrate-binding protein, with protein MQSSRRRFLRNVSVAALGAATLPAARAADARTLRIGYQKFNTLNILKGTGNLERALQPLGWSVHWAEFAAGPQLTEALNAGALDFGHAADTPSAFANAAGVNAVYLGAEQPYPKGIGIFVPADSPLRSIRDLKGKKVAIGRGWNVQYLLVRALNEAGLQYGDIQPVYLTSAADVSATYLSKNVDAAGLWDPFLASQQIATAPRILRDGTGLSNNRTFHLARPSFVNDNPDVIRVLFQELKKTNAWTQSHPQETADLLAPQLGVKPDVLRLSTERRHYTTVAVTPDIVKEQQDIVDTFHALGLVKERVDVARFVYPHVLV; from the coding sequence ATGCAATCCAGCAGACGCAGGTTCCTTCGCAACGTTTCGGTCGCGGCGCTCGGCGCGGCGACGCTGCCCGCGGCACGCGCCGCCGACGCGCGCACGCTGCGCATCGGCTATCAGAAGTTCAACACGCTGAACATCCTGAAAGGCACCGGCAATCTGGAGCGCGCGTTGCAGCCGCTCGGCTGGTCCGTCCACTGGGCGGAGTTCGCGGCCGGTCCGCAGTTGACCGAAGCGTTGAACGCGGGCGCGCTCGACTTCGGCCACGCGGCGGACACGCCGTCCGCGTTCGCGAACGCAGCCGGCGTCAACGCGGTGTATCTCGGCGCGGAGCAGCCGTACCCGAAGGGCATCGGCATCTTCGTGCCGGCCGATTCGCCGCTCCGCTCGATCCGCGACCTGAAGGGCAAAAAAGTGGCGATCGGGCGCGGCTGGAACGTGCAGTATCTGCTGGTGCGCGCGCTGAACGAAGCGGGGCTGCAATACGGCGACATCCAGCCGGTCTATCTGACGAGCGCGGCCGACGTGAGCGCGACGTACCTGTCGAAGAACGTGGATGCGGCCGGCCTGTGGGACCCGTTCCTCGCGAGCCAGCAGATCGCGACCGCGCCGCGCATCCTGCGCGACGGCACCGGCCTGTCGAACAACCGCACGTTCCATCTCGCGCGCCCGTCGTTCGTGAACGACAACCCGGACGTGATCCGCGTGCTGTTCCAGGAGCTGAAGAAAACGAATGCGTGGACGCAGTCGCATCCGCAGGAAACCGCCGACCTGCTCGCGCCGCAGCTCGGCGTGAAGCCCGACGTGCTGAGGCTGTCCACGGAGCGCCGCCACTACACGACGGTCGCGGTCACGCCGGACATCGTGAAGGAGCAGCAGGACATCGTCGATACGTTCCATGCGCTCGGGCTCGTGAAGGAGCGCGTGGACGTGGCGCGCTTCGTGTATCCGCACGTGCTGGTCTGA
- a CDS encoding NADPH-dependent oxidoreductase has product MSDVTTPQPAADAATSAEAALNARYGTHWNTALPAWNATLDTLLAHRSVRAYANRPLPAGTLETLVAAAQSAATSSNLQTWSVVAVENPARKARLSAFAANQSHVRETPLFLVWLADLSRLERVAARAGAPLEGVHYLETFLVSAIDTALAAQNAVVAAESLGLSTVYIGAIRNRPEEVAAELGLPPRVMPLFGLCVGYEDETKRAAVKPRLPQQVVLHREQYDAASQQQGIGGYDDVFAAFQTSQGLDDAGWVARSLGRWRSRESLHGRDRLRDALNALGFELR; this is encoded by the coding sequence ATGTCCGACGTCACCACGCCCCAACCCGCCGCCGACGCGGCGACTTCCGCCGAAGCCGCGCTGAACGCGCGCTACGGCACCCACTGGAACACCGCGCTGCCCGCATGGAACGCGACGCTCGACACGCTGCTCGCGCATCGCTCGGTACGCGCCTACGCGAACCGGCCGCTGCCGGCCGGCACGCTCGAAACCCTGGTCGCGGCCGCGCAGTCGGCGGCCACGTCGTCGAATCTGCAAACGTGGAGCGTCGTCGCGGTCGAGAACCCGGCGCGCAAGGCGCGGCTGTCGGCGTTCGCGGCGAACCAGTCGCACGTGCGCGAAACGCCGCTCTTCCTCGTGTGGCTTGCGGACCTGTCGCGGCTCGAACGCGTCGCCGCGCGGGCCGGCGCGCCGCTCGAAGGCGTGCATTACCTGGAAACGTTCCTCGTCAGCGCGATCGACACGGCGCTCGCCGCGCAGAACGCGGTCGTCGCGGCCGAATCGCTCGGCCTGTCCACCGTCTATATCGGCGCGATCCGCAATCGTCCGGAGGAAGTCGCCGCCGAACTCGGGCTGCCGCCGCGCGTGATGCCGCTGTTCGGCCTGTGCGTCGGCTACGAGGACGAAACGAAGCGCGCGGCGGTGAAGCCGCGTCTGCCGCAGCAGGTCGTGCTGCATCGCGAGCAGTACGACGCGGCTTCGCAGCAGCAGGGCATCGGCGGCTACGACGACGTGTTCGCCGCGTTCCAGACCTCGCAGGGCCTCGACGACGCCGGCTGGGTCGCGCGCTCGCTCGGCCGCTGGCGCAGCCGCGAGTCGCTGCACGGCCGCGACCGTCTGCGCGACGCGCTGAACGCGCTCGGTTTCGAACTGCGCTGA